The DNA region GAACGAGGATTCAGAGAAAGGTATCTGATGAGGAGCCCTTTTCTTCGCTGGCATTTAAGGTTACATCAGACCCGTATGTCGGACAACTTACATATCTAAGGGTATATTCAGGCATTCTTAATTCAGGCTCGTATGTTTATAACTCATCAAAGGATACACGGGAGCGTATTGGCAGACTCCTTAAGATGCATGCAAATAAACGGGAGGAGCTAAAAGAGGTAAGGGCAGGAGATATTGCCGCAGTAGTAGGATTGAAGGGCACTCTTACAGGCGATACCTTATGCGACGAGAAAAGCCCTGTTGTTCTTGAGGCGATGGAGTTCCCTGAACCGGTTATCTCGGTTGCAATAGAGCCAAAGACAAAGGCAGACCAGGAAAAGCTCTCGCAGGCACTTTCGAAGCTTGCACAGGAGGACCCATCTTTCAGGGTCTCTGTCAATGAGGAGACCGCACAGACACTTATATCGGGAATGGGAGAGCTACATCTTGAGATAATAGTGGACAGGCTTTTAAGGGAATTTAAGGTCAGCGCTAATATCGGCAAGCCACAGGTTGCCTATAAAGAGACTATAGCAGGACATTCAAAGGCAGAGGGAAGATTCATCAAGCAGACAGGCGGCAGAGGCCAGTATGGACATGTCTTTATAGAGATAGAGCCATTAGGGGAGGAAAAGGGATTTGAGTTCGTAAATAAAATAGTAGGTGGCGCAATTCCAAGGGAATACATATCTGCTGTTGAAAAGGGCATAAAAGAAGCCCTCGACACAGGCATACTCGCAGGCTATCCGGTTGTCAATGTGAAGGCAACCCTTTATGATGGCTCTTACCATGAGGTTGACTCATCCGAGCTTGCCTTTAAGATAGCAGGCTCGATAGCTTTTAAGGAAGCAGTAAGAAAGGCAAAGCCAATCCTTCTTGAGCCGATTATGAGTGTTGAAGTTGTCACACCCGAGCTTTATATGGGTGATGTTATCGGAGATTTGAATTCAAGAAGGGGAAAGATACAGACAATAAACAAAAGAGGCGCGGCACAGGTTATAAAAGCACTTGTGCCACTTAACGATATGTTTGGTTATGCCACGGACCTCAGGTCTAAGACGCAGGGCAGGGCTACATATACTATGCAGTTTTCCC from Nitrospirota bacterium includes:
- the fusA gene encoding elongation factor G: MARFPLENTRNIGIMAHIDAGKTTTTERVLYYTGVTYKIGEVHEGTAVMDWMPQEQERGITITAAATTCYWKDHKINIIDTPGHVDFTIEVERSLRVLDGAIAVFDVVSGVEPQSETVWRQADKYGVPRIAFMNKMDRVGADFYMSVESMVERLGANPVPVQIPNGAEDKFRGPIDLIRERAIYFKDDSLGAEYFEEDIPSDLIPIAKRYRDKMLEKLADIDETIMEKFISGNKVTVSEIISALRKGTIQMKLTPVLCGSAFRNKGVQHLLDAIVDYLPSPIDVPPVEGTTPGNGTRIQRKVSDEEPFSSLAFKVTSDPYVGQLTYLRVYSGILNSGSYVYNSSKDTRERIGRLLKMHANKREELKEVRAGDIAAVVGLKGTLTGDTLCDEKSPVVLEAMEFPEPVISVAIEPKTKADQEKLSQALSKLAQEDPSFRVSVNEETAQTLISGMGELHLEIIVDRLLREFKVSANIGKPQVAYKETIAGHSKAEGRFIKQTGGRGQYGHVFIEIEPLGEEKGFEFVNKIVGGAIPREYISAVEKGIKEALDTGILAGYPVVNVKATLYDGSYHEVDSSELAFKIAGSIAFKEAVRKAKPILLEPIMSVEVVTPELYMGDVIGDLNSRRGKIQTINKRGAAQVIKALVPLNDMFGYATDLRSKTQGRATYTMQFSHYEAVPKAISEAIVAKVKGE